A part of Thermocrinis albus DSM 14484 genomic DNA contains:
- a CDS encoding NADH-quinone oxidoreductase subunit B family protein, which yields MFYFFKKVLKRKRRELVLKNAEGIAGLGKSLYVRHVDSGSCNACEVEVAALGNPHYSIESFGIRFVASPKHADVLLVTGCVTRNMLTALKKAYDNTPSPKWVITVGDCTESCPFFKDSYSVEGPVSKHIPVHLHVPGCPPEPSEIISGFIRLMNLIQREKVNF from the coding sequence ATGTTTTACTTTTTCAAGAAGGTTCTTAAAAGAAAGAGAAGAGAACTTGTCCTGAAGAACGCGGAGGGTATAGCTGGATTAGGTAAAAGTTTGTATGTAAGACACGTTGATTCTGGCTCATGTAACGCGTGCGAAGTAGAAGTTGCTGCGTTAGGAAACCCACACTACAGTATAGAGAGTTTCGGTATCAGGTTCGTAGCCTCACCCAAACATGCAGATGTACTTCTTGTTACCGGATGCGTTACGCGTAACATGCTCACTGCTCTAAAAAAGGCTTACGACAACACACCTTCTCCTAAATGGGTTATAACGGTAGGTGATTGCACTGAAAGCTGCCCCTTTTTTAAAGACTCGTACAGTGTAGAGGGTCCTGTGTCTAAACATATTCCTGTACACCTGCATGTGCCTGGTTGCCCGCCTGAACCTTCGGAGATAATAAGCGGGTTCATCAGGCTTATGAATCTTATACAAAGGGAAAAAGTCAACTTTTAA
- a CDS encoding serine/threonine protein kinase, producing MPSFREGEILLDTYQILSFLGKGTFGEVYKVRVLRGRYAGRVLALKVATDPETVEFLRREVQTLLLFNHPHIISMISYMYRKDRNELYVLYELMDVGDLKDYVQRKGRLSEEEALGVLFHVAKGLDYLHTRGYIHGDVKPQNIFGKRVMKNILWKLGDFGLVRVRGSQTVLDVKGTVGYIAPEVFRNELRRSSDIFSLGCVLLFMLTGETPFGGDIKKNKAVEYSIPQHVSERTQRLLTKMLEPDPSKRFKTAGELIEYLIKERMV from the coding sequence ATGCCGTCCTTCCGAGAAGGTGAGATTCTGTTAGACACATACCAGATACTGTCCTTTTTAGGTAAGGGTACCTTCGGTGAAGTCTACAAAGTGAGGGTCCTGAGGGGAAGATATGCAGGTAGAGTTCTGGCCCTTAAGGTGGCCACCGATCCCGAAACGGTAGAGTTCCTCAGAAGAGAGGTACAAACCCTTTTACTTTTCAACCATCCTCACATAATTTCCATGATCAGTTACATGTACCGCAAGGACAGAAACGAGCTATATGTCCTTTACGAGCTTATGGACGTGGGAGATCTTAAGGATTACGTACAAAGAAAGGGAAGGCTGTCGGAGGAAGAAGCTCTGGGGGTTCTGTTCCACGTAGCGAAAGGCTTAGATTACCTTCATACAAGAGGCTATATACACGGGGATGTGAAACCCCAAAACATATTTGGTAAGAGGGTGATGAAAAACATTCTGTGGAAACTGGGAGACTTTGGTTTAGTGAGGGTGAGGGGTTCTCAAACAGTGCTAGATGTGAAGGGTACGGTAGGGTACATAGCACCGGAGGTATTCAGAAACGAGCTTCGAAGGAGCAGTGACATCTTTTCCTTAGGTTGCGTTCTCCTCTTTATGCTGACGGGTGAGACGCCCTTTGGTGGAGACATAAAGAAAAACAAGGCCGTAGAATACAGCATACCTCAGCACGTGTCGGAACGTACCCAACGGCTTCTAACCAAGATGCTGGAACCTGATCCTTCCAAGCGTTTCAAAACAGCAGGAGAACTCATAGAGTACCTGATAAAGGAGAGGATGGTATGA
- a CDS encoding proton-conducting transporter membrane subunit, which produces MSGNFHLYLPLLASLLGVLLYPILPLRVNTPFWTVQFDVDSLSLYYSIIVTCVSLCVSVYTVKYGEEYKKKVYIFPITSLFILSMLLTIFSYNSLTFLFFWELMSLFSFILVIAEENVKVERAGFLYFFMTHIGTAFILISFMLLYFKSGSFDFYYYRGKADSLILTLALLGFSIKAGLFPFHVWLPHAHPVAPSHVSALMSAVMLKVAVYGMLRFILEFAHEQHVFLALLFVICGGVSAIYGSLYMLGERDIKKMLAYSSIENIGLIGVAIGIAQWALKGNHTAVFQYAMTFILLHSLMHALIKSGLFMGAGLLLKYTHERCLDRMGGLSKSSPSLFLLMLLYSASISALPLSGIFLSELFLYKTLIDSVATKENMSFLLTLLVPVVAISGVFVVFSSVKFLGLVFLGKNRGAGMRVKPSSLEVVSLAIPVVLSLAIGLDPFVYYNLLSKLFALTVGPLDYRPVELIPLSVFTVFVLYILSKGAGERTYETWLCGLEEENPKAQATVLSLTYSTRRVFSMFFRTLSEISFEEDVKKYFRKRLKFREESEDLVEATVYEPLGRFVLRTADSIRTVLQSGNLNHYIAFIFLTLVLNILLFMFLLGVK; this is translated from the coding sequence GTGAGTGGTAACTTCCACCTTTATCTACCACTTCTTGCCTCCCTGTTGGGTGTACTCCTGTACCCCATACTGCCCCTGAGAGTTAATACACCCTTTTGGACCGTACAGTTTGACGTAGATTCTCTGTCTCTGTATTACTCTATCATAGTTACCTGTGTTTCTCTGTGTGTTTCTGTTTATACAGTTAAATACGGAGAAGAGTACAAAAAGAAAGTTTACATCTTTCCTATCACTTCCCTATTCATACTGTCCATGCTCCTTACAATTTTTAGTTACAACTCACTCACGTTTCTCTTCTTCTGGGAACTTATGTCTCTTTTCTCTTTCATCTTAGTAATCGCGGAAGAAAACGTAAAGGTAGAACGGGCAGGCTTCCTTTATTTCTTTATGACACATATAGGAACAGCATTCATATTGATCTCCTTCATGCTTTTGTACTTCAAAAGTGGTTCTTTTGATTTTTATTATTACAGAGGGAAAGCTGATTCACTCATACTCACCTTAGCACTGCTGGGATTTTCTATAAAAGCTGGCCTTTTCCCCTTTCACGTTTGGTTACCACACGCCCATCCCGTAGCACCTTCACATGTATCGGCCCTTATGTCAGCCGTTATGCTGAAGGTAGCGGTATACGGCATGCTCCGATTTATACTTGAGTTCGCTCACGAACAGCATGTTTTCCTTGCCCTCCTCTTCGTGATATGTGGTGGTGTATCTGCCATATACGGATCTCTGTACATGTTAGGTGAACGCGACATCAAAAAGATGTTAGCATACTCAAGTATTGAGAACATAGGCCTTATAGGCGTGGCCATAGGTATTGCTCAATGGGCCCTCAAAGGTAACCACACCGCCGTATTCCAGTATGCGATGACTTTCATCTTACTGCACTCTCTGATGCATGCCCTTATAAAGAGTGGCCTCTTTATGGGTGCGGGTTTACTGCTCAAATATACCCACGAAAGATGCCTGGACAGGATGGGGGGACTATCTAAATCTAGCCCCTCTCTGTTTCTTTTAATGTTGCTGTATTCAGCATCCATATCTGCCCTTCCCCTTTCGGGAATATTCTTAAGTGAGCTTTTTCTGTACAAGACCTTGATAGATAGTGTAGCCACAAAAGAGAATATGAGTTTTCTTTTAACCCTCCTCGTGCCCGTGGTAGCCATATCAGGAGTATTTGTGGTCTTCAGTTCTGTGAAGTTTTTAGGACTGGTGTTTCTGGGAAAAAATAGGGGAGCAGGTATGCGTGTAAAACCTTCTTCTCTGGAAGTGGTGAGTTTAGCCATACCAGTGGTTCTCTCCTTAGCAATAGGCTTAGATCCGTTTGTTTACTACAATCTCTTAAGTAAGTTGTTTGCTCTTACCGTTGGACCCTTAGATTACAGACCTGTTGAGCTGATACCTCTCTCGGTGTTCACTGTATTCGTTCTTTACATACTCTCAAAAGGTGCGGGCGAAAGGACTTACGAAACATGGCTTTGTGGATTGGAAGAGGAAAACCCAAAAGCCCAGGCTACAGTACTTTCTCTTACATACAGTACCAGGCGCGTGTTCTCCATGTTCTTTCGTACGCTTTCTGAGATCAGTTTTGAGGAGGATGTCAAGAAATATTTCAGAAAAAGATTGAAGTTCAGAGAAGAAAGTGAGGATCTTGTTGAGGCAACAGTTTATGAACCTTTAGGTAGATTTGTCTTGAGAACTGCAGACAGTATTAGAACTGTATTACAGAGCGGTAATTTAAACCATTACATAGCCTTTATTTTCCTCACACTTGTATTGAATATTTTACTGTTCATGTTCTTGTTGGGGGTAAAGTAA
- a CDS encoding ferredoxin reductase, which yields MELEKKPIVELEAPVVDIITETPSTKTLVLDVRHQPIDFYPGQYVLLYVPYPPTGEILKRAYSIASSPLKKDFLELTVKRVPNGRASSFLTQMVKVGDVLRIKGPYGKFIWLPSMSEDIVLIGAGSGIVPLMCILRYIKDARLEKVKALLIYSNTSYEEIIYREELNKLSQLPNIRVVHTLTRQVPEGWTGYTGRINLEMLEKEVREPHGKLYYLCGPPAFVDYISGLLTEMGVRAENIKKEKYE from the coding sequence ATGGAACTGGAGAAAAAACCTATAGTGGAACTGGAAGCTCCGGTGGTGGACATCATCACCGAAACGCCATCCACCAAAACCCTAGTCCTGGACGTAAGACACCAACCCATAGATTTCTATCCTGGTCAGTACGTACTCCTGTACGTACCTTATCCACCCACCGGAGAGATCCTAAAGAGGGCTTACTCCATAGCCAGTTCACCCCTTAAAAAGGACTTCCTGGAACTCACCGTAAAGCGCGTTCCTAACGGAAGAGCTTCTTCCTTTCTTACCCAGATGGTGAAGGTGGGAGATGTTCTCAGGATAAAGGGACCCTACGGTAAGTTCATATGGCTCCCATCTATGTCGGAAGACATAGTACTCATAGGTGCGGGTAGCGGTATAGTACCTCTCATGTGCATCCTTCGCTACATAAAAGACGCCCGTCTGGAGAAGGTGAAGGCTCTACTCATATACTCCAACACCTCTTATGAGGAGATCATATACAGGGAGGAACTAAATAAGCTCTCTCAACTACCCAACATAAGGGTGGTACACACACTGACACGTCAGGTACCTGAGGGCTGGACAGGATACACCGGGAGGATAAACCTGGAAATGTTGGAGAAGGAAGTAAGAGAGCCTCATGGAAAGCTCTACTATCTGTGCGGACCACCCGCTTTCGTAGATTACATCTCTGGCCTCCTTACGGAGATGGGTGTAAGAGCAGAGAACATAAAGAAGGAAAAGTACGAGTAG
- a CDS encoding phosphate-starvation-inducible PsiE family protein, whose protein sequence is MVSFEELKTSYRWTAEDEENLRSLSHLVPSWVEEFLESIRKDEHDERCFQSIREWLIATFSGPHDERYVRKIHNMLQEHLKAGCTLHHLQVLLSSVREFLLDKLTAQLGYSHQRDSLFRSVEKTLDLSLSIMLLSQKEEVPRHRRLLLDNIQRGLWILDLFIVISLFIVGVFLISWISYEFLLVLLGRLPLEKGGLSILGSILILYAISELLAHEVKHVKSGIISLKVFVGVALAALIRKVLIVSLTPEKMYELLSLAGVIVSLGLVYWLIHRVEEKV, encoded by the coding sequence ATGGTCAGTTTTGAAGAGTTGAAGACAAGCTATCGTTGGACAGCGGAAGATGAGGAGAATCTGAGAAGTTTGAGCCACTTAGTTCCCTCCTGGGTGGAGGAATTTTTGGAAAGTATCCGAAAGGATGAACATGACGAGAGATGCTTTCAGAGTATAAGGGAGTGGCTCATAGCTACCTTCTCAGGACCTCATGATGAGAGATACGTAAGGAAGATACACAACATGCTTCAGGAACATCTCAAAGCGGGTTGTACCCTACACCACTTGCAGGTTCTTCTGAGTAGTGTGAGGGAGTTCCTTTTGGACAAACTTACCGCACAGCTAGGATACTCCCACCAGCGAGATAGCCTCTTTAGGTCCGTGGAGAAGACACTGGACCTCAGTCTAAGCATCATGCTCTTATCTCAAAAGGAGGAAGTACCGCGCCACAGGCGCCTTCTCCTAGATAACATTCAGAGGGGGTTATGGATCTTAGATCTTTTCATAGTCATTTCCCTCTTCATAGTGGGGGTGTTCCTCATATCTTGGATCTCCTACGAGTTTCTCTTGGTGTTGCTGGGTCGTCTTCCCTTAGAGAAGGGAGGACTCAGCATACTGGGTTCTATACTCATCCTCTATGCCATATCGGAACTGTTGGCCCATGAGGTCAAACACGTAAAGAGCGGGATCATAAGCCTCAAGGTGTTTGTAGGTGTTGCCTTAGCCGCTCTCATAAGGAAGGTTCTCATAGTGTCCCTTACTCCCGAGAAGATGTACGAGCTTCTGAGTCTAGCAGGTGTGATAGTGTCCTTGGGCCTAGTCTACTGGCTCATACACAGGGTGGAGGAAAAGGTTTAA
- a CDS encoding respiratory chain complex I subunit 1 family protein, giving the protein METVASLLQFLILILIAPLFAGFIHKIKQNLRAQRSIGIFQFYVNLYKLLRKEKVLSKDSSHVSRITPLAYVIPYVLVLAMLPTFYQHTLLQGSANIVLFIYLLTLSTFSMTLFALDQASPFGALGASREWFLSSLAEPTLLTIFVSLSLYTGSWNITDIFLYLSREAANVIRGSIGVASVGIPFLLILTLFILTLAENARIPFDNPETHLELTMIHEANILEASGSHLAMFELGSYLKLTVFLSLLSLLLFPYVADGISEMFFALLFYLTKMFFISITVAFVEVINPKMRLFRIPNVLALAFVLSLTALILALEV; this is encoded by the coding sequence ATGGAAACTGTAGCATCTTTATTACAGTTTCTTATACTGATTCTGATAGCTCCTCTCTTTGCCGGATTTATCCACAAAATCAAGCAAAATTTACGTGCTCAGAGGAGTATCGGGATTTTTCAATTTTACGTAAATTTGTACAAGCTTTTGAGGAAGGAGAAAGTCCTATCGAAGGATTCATCTCATGTATCACGTATAACACCTTTGGCATACGTTATCCCCTACGTACTTGTACTGGCTATGTTACCTACCTTCTACCAACATACCCTTCTACAAGGTAGTGCCAACATAGTACTCTTTATTTATCTACTCACCTTATCAACCTTCTCCATGACGCTGTTTGCCTTAGATCAGGCGAGCCCCTTTGGCGCTTTAGGTGCAAGTAGAGAATGGTTTCTCAGCAGCTTGGCAGAACCTACACTTTTAACGATCTTTGTCTCCCTATCCCTGTACACAGGTTCATGGAACATAACGGACATCTTTTTATACCTTAGCAGGGAAGCAGCCAACGTTATTCGCGGTAGCATAGGTGTTGCTTCTGTGGGTATACCCTTCTTACTCATACTGACTTTATTCATACTCACTCTTGCGGAGAATGCCCGTATCCCCTTCGATAACCCCGAAACACACCTTGAGTTAACCATGATACACGAGGCTAACATACTGGAAGCTTCTGGAAGTCATCTGGCTATGTTTGAACTAGGTAGTTACCTGAAGCTAACTGTCTTCCTATCGCTCTTATCTCTCTTACTTTTTCCTTATGTTGCAGATGGCATATCCGAAATGTTCTTTGCACTGTTATTTTATCTAACAAAGATGTTTTTTATATCCATCACTGTAGCTTTCGTAGAAGTTATCAACCCTAAAATGAGATTGTTTAGAATACCAAACGTGCTTGCACTCGCCTTTGTTTTGTCTTTAACGGCTTTGATCCTCGCGTTGGAGGTATAA
- a CDS encoding proton-conducting transporter membrane subunit, whose protein sequence is MNILFLILPITGMILSLMVGTIGMTYVQLLLSLSVLLLAIYVLYAGSYGTFAYSLLLVDPLNLLLLVTVSILEFFIALYAFWYVRKEINQGISKKKFRSYYFWKNAFIFSMMLSVLSNNIGLYWVGLEATTLTTAFLISFYRNKESYEAAWKYVIMCSIGITIGLFSIVVLYFSSSSIYGYSLKALSFSDLLNMASFLQKETLFLSFILALVGFGTKVGFVPMHSWLPDAHSQAPSPISALLSGVLLNTALLGVLRFYQLGVKAGITHVRYFLLLFGLITLVSAGFLMLRQREYKRLFAYSSMENMGLITAGLAAGGYGVMGAALHILFHALSKGVLFMLAGNLLLYFHTRRTDQINGLFFRARKTAFLLIFATASIVGLPPFATFISKFYILLGLFNASLAGGLISLFGIGLAVAAFLNQSLTMSLSKDEDLKPIEEERGLFLVPLMILFLLVMFSFGMPYAFSHLVGRLMHEV, encoded by the coding sequence ATGAACATCCTGTTTTTAATACTTCCCATAACCGGTATGATACTCTCCTTAATGGTAGGTACTATAGGCATGACATACGTTCAACTATTGCTGTCCCTTTCTGTGCTGCTGCTAGCTATCTATGTTCTGTACGCAGGCTCTTACGGAACATTTGCTTACAGCCTACTTCTTGTTGATCCTCTAAATCTTCTACTACTCGTAACTGTGTCTATACTGGAGTTCTTCATAGCCTTATACGCCTTCTGGTACGTGAGGAAAGAGATAAACCAAGGCATATCAAAGAAAAAATTCAGGAGTTACTACTTCTGGAAAAATGCCTTCATTTTCAGCATGATGTTATCTGTACTTTCCAACAACATAGGCTTATACTGGGTAGGTTTAGAAGCTACGACTCTTACCACGGCTTTTTTAATATCCTTTTATCGCAACAAAGAATCCTACGAAGCCGCTTGGAAGTACGTGATCATGTGCTCCATAGGTATAACCATAGGACTGTTTTCTATAGTAGTGCTGTACTTTTCCAGTTCAAGTATATACGGGTACAGCCTGAAGGCCCTATCCTTCAGTGACCTTCTGAACATGGCATCATTTCTACAAAAGGAGACACTCTTCTTATCCTTCATCCTGGCCTTAGTGGGCTTTGGGACTAAGGTTGGTTTTGTTCCAATGCACAGTTGGTTACCTGATGCCCACTCTCAAGCACCGAGTCCTATAAGTGCGCTGTTGTCTGGAGTTTTACTGAACACGGCTCTATTGGGTGTGTTGAGATTCTATCAACTGGGTGTAAAGGCTGGTATCACCCACGTGAGATACTTTCTACTTCTGTTCGGACTAATAACTCTTGTGTCTGCAGGTTTTCTCATGCTGAGACAACGGGAGTACAAGAGGCTCTTTGCGTACTCCTCTATGGAAAACATGGGTCTGATAACTGCTGGATTGGCTGCCGGTGGATACGGTGTTATGGGAGCAGCTCTTCATATCCTTTTCCATGCTCTGAGTAAGGGAGTCCTCTTTATGCTGGCAGGGAACCTTCTACTGTATTTCCATACAAGGAGAACTGATCAGATTAATGGACTGTTCTTCAGAGCAAGGAAGACAGCTTTCTTACTGATATTTGCTACTGCCAGCATCGTGGGGTTACCTCCTTTTGCTACGTTCATAAGTAAGTTTTATATACTCCTTGGGCTCTTCAATGCGAGTCTTGCGGGAGGATTAATCAGTTTGTTTGGAATAGGATTAGCTGTGGCTGCCTTTTTGAACCAATCTCTCACTATGTCACTCTCCAAAGACGAGGATCTGAAGCCTATAGAGGAGGAAAGAGGGCTTTTCTTGGTTCCGTTGATGATTCTTTTCCTCCTTGTGATGTTTAGCTTTGGTATGCCTTACGCATTTTCCCATCTCGTAGGGAGGTTGATGCATGAAGTTTGA
- a CDS encoding NADH-quinone oxidoreductase subunit C, which yields MKFETIRHEVTDENLAKEVSSILNAGGYLLAVVGSDERELRGKFCIRYFFFTEQRKLRVLELLCEESFPSITPLCPAAKLYEREIKDMFGLEPVGHPDPRPLMLHPENWPPHLHPLRKDFDGRKPAMEKYGTYRYKDVEGVGINQILVGPIHAGIIEPGHFRFSLQGEAILQLEIRHFWKHRGVEKVAEGKDIEETLRLVQRISGDNAVNIGIAYLEAVEKLVGVDPHSRVKYLRVIVAELERVWNHVRDLGWLFMDIGATFVAYNLFSLQEKLLRFNKALTRHRFMFDILRVGDVKVSIDSTIAEEIKRILKEVKKEVEEIDTFVDKTPSVKDRWETTGRIFRKTALELALCGVCARASGVPRDTRLELPYLAYRDVGVNICTHEDGDVMARAKVRIDEVHESIRLVETLLDNLPAYQGSNTTFQIKPYEWSVGMAETPRGNAFFFVMLDEEGKIYRMKYVDPSFRNWPAIQYAVLGDIIADFPLVNKSMNLSYAGNDL from the coding sequence ATGAAGTTTGAGACAATAAGACATGAGGTGACGGATGAGAACTTAGCAAAAGAGGTTAGCAGTATACTCAATGCAGGTGGATACTTATTGGCTGTTGTAGGAAGTGATGAAAGAGAACTAAGGGGTAAGTTCTGCATAAGATACTTTTTCTTTACGGAACAGAGAAAGTTGAGAGTTCTAGAGTTGCTGTGTGAAGAAAGCTTTCCATCTATAACCCCATTATGTCCTGCTGCGAAGCTTTATGAGAGAGAAATAAAGGACATGTTTGGACTAGAGCCCGTTGGACATCCAGACCCAAGACCTCTCATGCTTCATCCAGAAAACTGGCCTCCACACCTTCACCCTTTGAGAAAGGACTTTGATGGAAGAAAACCTGCCATGGAGAAGTACGGCACCTACAGATATAAAGATGTGGAAGGTGTTGGTATAAACCAGATATTGGTAGGTCCCATACACGCCGGTATTATAGAACCGGGACACTTCCGCTTCTCTTTACAAGGTGAGGCCATTCTACAGCTTGAGATAAGGCACTTCTGGAAGCATAGGGGTGTGGAGAAAGTCGCGGAAGGGAAAGACATAGAAGAAACCCTCAGGCTTGTTCAGAGAATCTCAGGAGACAACGCTGTAAACATAGGTATAGCTTATCTTGAAGCTGTTGAAAAGCTCGTAGGGGTGGATCCCCACTCAAGAGTCAAGTATCTGAGAGTAATAGTAGCGGAGCTGGAAAGAGTGTGGAATCACGTTAGGGATCTCGGTTGGCTCTTTATGGATATTGGTGCCACCTTCGTAGCATATAACCTCTTTTCGCTTCAGGAAAAGCTGCTGAGATTTAACAAGGCCTTAACGCGACACAGATTCATGTTTGACATACTAAGGGTGGGTGATGTAAAAGTTTCCATAGATTCCACTATAGCTGAGGAAATTAAGAGAATACTAAAGGAAGTAAAGAAGGAGGTGGAGGAGATAGATACCTTTGTGGACAAAACCCCCTCCGTTAAAGATAGATGGGAGACTACCGGTAGGATTTTTAGGAAAACAGCACTGGAACTCGCTCTGTGCGGTGTATGCGCAAGAGCTTCAGGGGTCCCTCGAGATACACGCTTAGAACTACCGTATCTTGCTTACCGGGACGTTGGTGTTAACATCTGTACCCATGAGGATGGGGACGTCATGGCACGGGCCAAGGTAAGAATAGACGAGGTACATGAGTCTATAAGGTTGGTGGAGACACTCCTCGATAACTTACCTGCGTACCAGGGTTCAAACACAACTTTCCAGATAAAGCCCTACGAGTGGAGTGTAGGAATGGCGGAAACACCGCGAGGAAACGCCTTTTTCTTCGTGATGCTTGACGAAGAAGGTAAGATTTACAGGATGAAGTACGTTGATCCTTCTTTCAGAAACTGGCCAGCTATACAGTACGCTGTTCTCGGAGATATCATAGCAGATTTTCCTCTCGTTAACAAAAGCATGAACTTATCCTATGCGGGAAATGATTTATGA
- a CDS encoding NADH-quinone oxidoreductase subunit K, with product MVLVTAIMNVASPFLEFAVRLNVLQSWMLAFYILTAAVYLHTPHLYMSFLATLFFKGLLAPYLLMKTLRRLGEEREMDMFLSIPAATVFSGLLVVIAAMLSAKLLNFQSIFGKFALVSSISTFLIGAMLIVVRKILLSQILGLLIMENAIFLAANSVTKGMPLIVELGVLFDILVSVLITSLLLLRIKRSFEEIKIDRLEALKE from the coding sequence ATGGTGCTCGTGACAGCCATAATGAATGTAGCATCACCGTTCCTTGAATTTGCTGTAAGACTTAATGTGTTACAGTCATGGATGCTGGCATTTTACATACTCACAGCAGCCGTATATTTGCATACTCCCCACCTTTACATGTCTTTTCTTGCAACCCTCTTCTTCAAGGGTCTTCTGGCTCCATATCTGTTGATGAAAACTCTTAGGAGATTGGGGGAAGAGAGGGAAATGGATATGTTCCTGAGTATACCTGCAGCCACTGTATTCTCCGGGCTTCTGGTGGTGATAGCAGCGATGCTGTCAGCTAAACTTTTAAACTTCCAATCTATATTTGGGAAGTTTGCCCTTGTAAGTTCCATCTCCACTTTTCTCATAGGCGCTATGCTTATAGTTGTAAGGAAGATACTGTTATCTCAGATACTCGGCCTCCTTATAATGGAAAACGCTATTTTTTTAGCTGCCAACAGTGTAACAAAGGGTATGCCTCTTATTGTGGAACTGGGAGTACTCTTTGACATACTCGTAAGCGTCCTAATAACATCACTACTTCTCTTACGTATTAAAAGAAGTTTTGAAGAAATAAAGATCGATAGGTTGGAGGCACTCAAAGAATGA
- a CDS encoding polysaccharide deacetylase family protein translates to MKVLMYHNIDHPPKTSEMKSLYVSPQKFQRQMQILRSMKFRVVEPNRFVEGKRSVMLTFDDGYKDFLEKAYPILKEMNLPAIVFVPAKLVGSYNVWDSYKLGVKKYLMDWEELSFLVKEGIKIGSHTLTHPFLTRISPSEARREIEASKKLLEDKLGIPIDAFCYPYGDYNQEIKKMVAEAGYRYAYTTVEGDWRREDDPLEIKRIYVSGYWTSLRFLLKILI, encoded by the coding sequence ATGAAAGTTCTCATGTATCACAACATAGACCACCCACCCAAGACCTCCGAGATGAAATCTCTCTACGTAAGTCCCCAAAAATTTCAGAGACAGATGCAGATTCTTAGAAGTATGAAGTTTAGAGTGGTAGAACCTAACAGATTTGTGGAGGGAAAAAGGAGCGTGATGCTCACCTTTGACGACGGCTACAAAGATTTCTTGGAAAAAGCTTACCCAATTCTAAAGGAGATGAATCTGCCTGCTATAGTTTTTGTACCTGCAAAGCTGGTAGGTAGCTACAACGTGTGGGACAGTTATAAACTGGGAGTGAAAAAGTACCTTATGGATTGGGAAGAGCTCAGTTTTCTTGTGAAAGAGGGCATAAAGATAGGGTCTCACACCCTCACCCATCCCTTCCTGACACGCATAAGCCCATCGGAAGCACGGAGAGAGATCGAAGCTTCTAAAAAACTTCTGGAAGACAAACTGGGTATCCCCATAGACGCCTTCTGCTACCCTTACGGTGACTACAACCAAGAGATAAAAAAGATGGTGGCAGAGGCAGGTTACCGGTACGCCTACACCACCGTAGAGGGAGACTGGAGAAGGGAGGATGACCCACTTGAGATAAAAAGAATATACGTTTCTGGATACTGGACAAGCTTACGCTTTCTCCTTAAGATTCTTATCTGA